One window of Streptomyces sp. NBC_00273 genomic DNA carries:
- a CDS encoding NADPH-dependent F420 reductase: protein MRYAVLGTGIVGRTVAARLDGLGHQVVIGTREPAATLGRSEYAQWQEAHPTIGLATFARAARDGETLVNATGGQASIAALTEADAAHLDGKVLIDIANPLDFSGGFPPVLDPVNVDSLAELIQRTFPRLRVVKTLNTMNCQIMVDPGRVAGEHHVFLSGEDADAKKSVRELLYAFGWPEASVLDLGGIETARGTEMLLPIWLRLMGALGHADFNFHVQGA, encoded by the coding sequence ATGCGCTACGCAGTCCTCGGCACCGGGATCGTCGGCCGTACGGTGGCCGCCCGGCTCGACGGCCTGGGCCACCAGGTGGTCATCGGCACCAGGGAACCGGCAGCCACCCTCGGCCGCTCCGAGTACGCGCAGTGGCAGGAGGCCCACCCCACGATCGGGCTGGCCACGTTCGCGCGGGCGGCGCGGGACGGCGAGACCCTGGTCAACGCCACCGGCGGGCAGGCCAGCATCGCCGCGCTGACGGAGGCGGACGCCGCCCACCTCGACGGCAAGGTCCTCATCGACATCGCGAACCCGCTGGACTTCTCGGGGGGCTTCCCGCCGGTCCTGGACCCGGTCAACGTCGACAGCCTGGCCGAGCTGATCCAGCGCACCTTCCCGCGGCTGCGGGTGGTCAAGACGCTGAACACGATGAACTGCCAGATCATGGTGGACCCGGGGCGGGTCGCCGGCGAGCACCACGTCTTCCTCTCGGGCGAGGACGCGGACGCCAAGAAGTCCGTGCGCGAACTGCTGTACGCCTTCGGGTGGCCGGAGGCGAGCGTCCTCGACCTCGGGGGCATCGAGACGGCCCGGGGCACCGAGATGCTGCTGCCCATCTGGCTCCGCCTGATGGGTGCGCTCGGCCACGCGGACTTCAACTTCCACGTCCAGGGCGCCTAG
- a CDS encoding spermidine synthase: MAGKDRNKGKQRGRGSAEAVVGQVDGGRAELEPDRERSGAWTLLIDGAPQSHVDLDDPGYLDFAYQRRIGHLIDLVAPARQPLNVVHLGGGAFTLARYTAASRPRSTQQVVEIDAALVAFVREHLPLDPQARVRVRAVDARAGLAKVPDGWADLVIADVFSGARTPAHLTSTEFLDDVRRVLAPTGWYVANLADGPPLTHLRGQIATAASRFTELALAADPVVWRGKRFGNAVLVAADRELPVAEFTRRVASDPHPGRVEHGRALADFAGGATPVVDASAVASPQPPPSVFR; encoded by the coding sequence GTGGCAGGCAAGGACAGGAACAAGGGCAAGCAGCGCGGCCGCGGCAGCGCCGAGGCGGTCGTCGGGCAGGTGGACGGCGGCCGGGCGGAGCTGGAGCCGGACCGGGAGCGGTCCGGGGCCTGGACCCTGCTGATCGACGGGGCCCCGCAGTCGCACGTGGACCTGGACGATCCCGGGTACTTGGACTTCGCGTACCAGCGGCGGATCGGTCACCTGATCGACCTCGTCGCGCCCGCCCGGCAGCCCCTGAACGTGGTGCACCTGGGCGGCGGCGCCTTCACCCTCGCCCGCTACACCGCCGCCTCCCGTCCCCGCTCCACCCAGCAGGTCGTGGAGATCGACGCCGCCCTGGTGGCCTTCGTACGGGAACACCTGCCGCTGGACCCGCAGGCGCGGGTCCGGGTCCGGGCGGTGGACGCGCGGGCGGGCCTGGCCAAGGTCCCGGACGGCTGGGCCGACCTGGTGATCGCGGATGTGTTCAGCGGCGCGCGCACCCCGGCGCACCTGACGAGCACCGAGTTCCTGGACGACGTACGCCGCGTCCTCGCGCCCACCGGGTGGTACGTGGCCAATCTGGCGGACGGTCCGCCGCTGACCCATCTGCGGGGCCAGATCGCGACGGCCGCGTCCCGCTTCACGGAGCTGGCGCTGGCCGCCGATCCGGTGGTGTGGCGGGGGAAACGGTTCGGCAACGCCGTCCTGGTGGCCGCCGACCGTGAGCTGCCCGTCGCGGAGTTCACCCGCCGGGTCGCGAGCGACCCGCACCCGGGCCGGGTCGAGCACGGCCGGGCCCTGGCCGACTTCGCGGGCGGCGCGACGCCGGTCGTGGACGCCTCGGCGGTGGCCTCTCCGCAGCCGCCGCCCTCGGTCTTCCGCTAG
- a CDS encoding TetR/AcrR family transcriptional regulator: MTDSKKARRTSGKRERLAAAAAQVLHAQGVAPTTLADIARAAEVPVGNVYYYFKTKDELVEAAIDAHAQTLRGLIAALDELPTPEERLKALLAGWAQQRELTAQYGCPTGTLASELDKRTDGLDRSIAAVMQVLLDWAERQFAQMDRADARELAVALIAAYQGISLLTNTFRDPELMATEVRRLERWIDSLR, translated from the coding sequence GTGACTGACTCAAAGAAGGCCCGGCGGACGTCCGGCAAGCGGGAACGGCTGGCGGCCGCCGCGGCACAGGTCCTGCACGCGCAGGGCGTCGCCCCGACCACGCTCGCGGACATCGCCCGGGCGGCCGAGGTCCCGGTGGGCAACGTCTACTACTACTTCAAGACCAAGGACGAGCTCGTCGAGGCCGCGATCGACGCGCACGCCCAGACCCTCCGGGGCCTGATCGCCGCCCTCGACGAACTCCCCACCCCCGAGGAGCGGTTGAAGGCCCTGCTGGCCGGCTGGGCCCAACAGCGCGAGCTCACCGCCCAGTACGGCTGCCCCACCGGCACCCTCGCCTCGGAGCTCGACAAGCGCACCGACGGCCTCGACCGCTCGATCGCCGCCGTCATGCAGGTCCTGCTCGACTGGGCCGAGCGGCAGTTCGCGCAGATGGACCGGGCCGACGCCCGCGAACTCGCCGTCGCCCTGATCGCCGCCTACCAGGGCATCTCACTGCTCACCAACACCTTCCGCGACCCGGAGCTGATGGCCACCGAGGTCCGCCGCCTGGAACGCTGGATCGACTCCCTCCGCTGA
- a CDS encoding SDR family oxidoreductase produces the protein MIVVTGATGNVGQELVRILADAGVRVTAVSRRPAELPEGVRHHRGDLAEPQGLGPALEGAEALFLLVAGEDPHGILERAAAAGIRRVVLLSSQGVGTRPEVYAHPARFEDAVRSSGLEWTVLRSGGLNSNAYAWAEGIRTRRTVAAPFGDVGLPTVDPADVAEVAAAVLREPGHAGRTYELTGPAPVTPRERAGAIGAALGEPVRFVEQTREEARAQMLTFMPEPVVEGTLGILGEPLPAEREPSPAVREVLGRAPRPFADWAARTAPAFR, from the coding sequence ATGATCGTAGTGACGGGTGCGACCGGGAACGTGGGGCAGGAACTCGTACGGATCCTCGCCGACGCCGGCGTGCGCGTGACCGCCGTCTCCCGGCGGCCGGCGGAGCTGCCCGAAGGCGTCCGCCACCACCGGGGCGACCTCGCCGAACCGCAGGGCCTCGGCCCCGCGCTCGAAGGGGCCGAGGCGCTGTTCCTGCTCGTCGCCGGCGAGGACCCGCACGGCATCCTGGAGCGGGCCGCGGCCGCCGGGATCCGCCGGGTCGTCCTGCTCTCGTCCCAGGGCGTCGGAACCCGCCCCGAGGTGTACGCCCACCCCGCGCGGTTCGAGGACGCCGTCCGCAGCAGCGGCCTGGAGTGGACGGTCCTGCGCTCCGGCGGCCTCAACTCCAACGCCTACGCCTGGGCCGAGGGCATCCGCACCCGGCGCACGGTCGCAGCGCCCTTCGGTGACGTCGGGCTCCCGACCGTCGACCCGGCGGACGTCGCCGAGGTCGCGGCCGCGGTCCTGCGCGAGCCGGGCCACGCGGGCCGGACCTACGAGCTCACCGGGCCCGCCCCGGTCACCCCGAGGGAACGGGCCGGGGCGATCGGCGCGGCCCTGGGCGAGCCCGTCCGCTTCGTCGAGCAGACCCGGGAGGAGGCCCGCGCCCAGATGCTGACCTTCATGCCCGAGCCGGTCGTGGAGGGCACCCTCGGGATCCTCGGCGAACCCCTGCCCGCCGAACGGGAGCCGAGCCCCGCCGTGCGGGAGGTCCTCGGTCGGGCTCCCCGCCCGTTCGCGGACTGGGCGGCCCGCACGGCCCCGGCCTTCCGCTAG
- a CDS encoding histidine phosphatase family protein, giving the protein MAPRILLARHGQTAWSQLGKHTGRTDVPMLEEGKLGAKLLGERLARDPWRGLPGVEVRTSPLVRASESCDLAGFGARAEPWDALMEWDYGDYEGMTPAEIQAVRPGWLIWRDGVPGGESVADVAARADEVVAWARAAERDVLVFAHGHILRTLAARWLGFEASFGARIRLEPTSLSVLGWAYGAPALERWNDTGHLDA; this is encoded by the coding sequence ATGGCCCCCCGCATCCTGCTGGCCCGCCACGGCCAGACGGCGTGGTCCCAGCTCGGCAAGCACACCGGACGCACGGACGTGCCGATGCTGGAGGAGGGCAAGCTGGGCGCGAAGCTGCTCGGCGAGCGGCTGGCGCGTGACCCGTGGCGGGGGCTGCCGGGCGTGGAGGTCCGCACCAGCCCGCTGGTCCGGGCGAGCGAGAGCTGCGACCTGGCGGGCTTCGGGGCCCGGGCCGAGCCGTGGGACGCGCTGATGGAGTGGGACTACGGCGACTACGAGGGCATGACCCCGGCCGAGATCCAGGCCGTCCGGCCGGGCTGGCTGATCTGGCGCGACGGCGTTCCGGGCGGCGAGTCCGTGGCGGACGTCGCGGCCCGCGCGGACGAGGTGGTCGCCTGGGCCCGTGCGGCGGAGCGCGACGTCCTGGTCTTCGCGCACGGGCACATCCTGCGCACGCTGGCCGCGCGCTGGCTGGGCTTCGAGGCGTCCTTCGGCGCCCGCATCCGGCTGGAGCCGACCTCGCTGTCGGTCCTGGGCTGGGCCTATGGCGCGCCGGCGCTGGAACGCTGGAACGACACGGGTCACCTGGACGCCTAG
- a CDS encoding sensor histidine kinase: MRWALVKVCLAVTAMVVVAFAVPLGLVVQEMASDRAFSNAERQAASIGPTLSITTDPVQLRKAVESTQMGAARRMAVHVPAIGDSPPVDIGRGRAGERAVAETRRMGRGTTASVPGGGSALLQPTALGSGDIAVVEIFVPESEVSNGVATAWLVLAGVGLALIVGSVGVADRLGARLVRPAERLADAAHQLGEGRLGARVPEDGPKELRSAASAFNAMADQVVELLANERELAADLSHRLRTPLTVLRLNTASLGDGPAAEQTRAAVEQLEREVDTIIRTAREQRPATGPGAGAGAGCDASEVIRDRMAFWSALAEDEGREVRLAGVDRTVRIPVARPELAAALDAMLGNVFRHTPEGTPFAVDVHDAGDAVIVLVSDAGPGIEDPDAALRRGNDGGRDGSTGLGLDIVRRVAESTGGDVRLGRSVLGGTEVRVWIGLDGRSLGGPGAGRAGRGRRGNRRNRGRASQA, from the coding sequence ATGAGATGGGCGCTCGTCAAGGTGTGCCTCGCGGTCACGGCCATGGTGGTCGTGGCCTTCGCCGTACCGCTGGGCCTCGTCGTCCAGGAGATGGCCAGCGACCGGGCCTTCTCCAACGCCGAACGGCAGGCCGCCAGCATCGGGCCGACGCTGTCCATCACCACCGACCCCGTGCAGCTGCGCAAGGCGGTGGAGTCCACTCAGATGGGCGCCGCCCGGCGGATGGCCGTCCACGTGCCCGCGATCGGCGACAGCCCGCCGGTGGACATCGGCCGGGGGCGGGCCGGGGAGCGCGCCGTCGCGGAGACCCGGCGGATGGGCCGGGGCACGACGGCATCGGTGCCGGGCGGCGGCTCGGCGCTGCTCCAGCCGACCGCGCTCGGCTCCGGGGACATCGCCGTCGTGGAGATCTTCGTACCGGAGAGCGAGGTCAGCAATGGTGTCGCGACCGCCTGGCTGGTGCTCGCGGGCGTCGGGCTGGCCCTGATCGTCGGCTCGGTCGGGGTCGCCGACCGGCTCGGCGCCCGGCTGGTCCGGCCCGCCGAACGGCTCGCGGACGCGGCGCACCAGCTCGGTGAGGGCCGGCTCGGCGCCCGGGTGCCCGAGGACGGGCCGAAGGAACTCCGATCGGCCGCCTCCGCGTTCAACGCGATGGCGGACCAGGTCGTCGAACTCCTCGCCAACGAACGGGAACTGGCGGCAGACCTCTCGCACCGGCTGCGCACCCCGCTGACGGTGCTGCGGCTCAACACGGCCTCGCTCGGCGACGGCCCCGCCGCCGAACAGACCCGCGCCGCCGTGGAGCAGCTGGAGCGCGAGGTCGACACGATCATCCGTACCGCCCGGGAGCAGCGCCCGGCCACCGGCCCGGGAGCCGGGGCGGGCGCGGGCTGCGACGCCTCCGAGGTGATCCGCGACCGGATGGCCTTCTGGTCGGCGCTCGCGGAGGACGAGGGCCGCGAGGTGCGGCTCGCGGGCGTGGACCGTACCGTACGGATCCCCGTGGCGCGGCCCGAACTCGCGGCCGCCCTCGACGCCATGCTCGGCAACGTCTTCCGGCACACCCCCGAGGGCACTCCCTTCGCGGTGGACGTCCACGACGCGGGCGACGCCGTCATCGTGCTGGTCTCGGACGCGGGTCCCGGCATCGAGGACCCGGACGCGGCCCTGCGGCGCGGCAACGACGGCGGCCGCGACGGGTCGACGGGCCTCGGCCTGGACATCGTGCGCCGGGTCGCGGAGTCGACCGGCGGCGACGTGCGGCTGGGCCGCTCGGTGCTCGGCGGGACCGAGGTCCGGGTCTGGATCGGCCTGGACGGGCGGAGCCTCGGCGGCCCCGGCGCGGGGCGGGCCGGGCGCGGCCGACGCGGCAACCGACGTAACCGGGGGCGCGCCTCGCAGGCGTGA
- a CDS encoding carbohydrate ABC transporter permease — MRSLRAGRFTYVVLALFTAGSLFPLVWTAIAASRSNTRLAQTPPPFWFGGNLGRNLQLAWTDANMGTALLNTVIVAGTVAAGTVFFSTLAGFAFAKLRFRGSRPLLALVIGTMLIPPQLSVVPLYMLIAKLSWTDRLQAVILPTLVGAFGVFFMRQYLVHALPMELVEAARTDGASSLRVLWHVVFPAARPAMAVLGMLTFVMAWNDFFWPIVALTQNGSPTVQVALTGLGRGYIPDQSVIMAGALLGTLPLLLVFLLFGRQIVGGIMQGAVKG, encoded by the coding sequence ATGAGGTCACTGCGCGCGGGCCGGTTCACGTACGTGGTGCTGGCCCTGTTCACGGCCGGCTCGCTCTTCCCGCTCGTGTGGACGGCGATCGCGGCGTCCCGGAGCAACACGCGCCTGGCCCAGACCCCGCCGCCGTTCTGGTTCGGCGGGAACCTGGGGCGCAACCTCCAGCTCGCGTGGACCGACGCCAACATGGGCACCGCCCTGCTGAACACGGTGATCGTGGCGGGCACGGTCGCCGCCGGCACCGTGTTCTTCTCCACGCTCGCCGGCTTCGCCTTCGCCAAGCTCCGCTTCCGCGGGAGCCGGCCGCTGCTGGCGCTGGTGATCGGGACGATGCTGATCCCGCCGCAGCTGAGCGTGGTGCCGCTCTACATGCTGATCGCGAAGCTGTCGTGGACCGACCGGCTGCAGGCGGTGATCCTGCCGACCCTGGTGGGCGCCTTCGGGGTGTTCTTCATGCGCCAGTACCTGGTGCACGCGCTGCCGATGGAGCTGGTGGAGGCGGCCCGCACGGACGGGGCGAGTTCGCTGCGGGTGCTGTGGCACGTGGTGTTCCCCGCCGCCCGGCCCGCGATGGCGGTGCTGGGGATGCTGACCTTCGTCATGGCCTGGAACGACTTCTTCTGGCCGATCGTCGCGCTGACCCAGAACGGCAGCCCGACGGTGCAGGTGGCCCTGACCGGGCTGGGCCGGGGCTACATCCCCGACCAGTCGGTGATCATGGCGGGCGCGCTGCTGGGCACGCTCCCGCTGCTGCTGGTGTTCCTCCTCTTCGGCCGGCAGATCGTCGGCGGCATCATGCAAGGAGCGGTGAAGGGATGA
- a CDS encoding GH1 family beta-glucosidase: MTQLPTNTHTDTHTNAEAKADTGTAAHTAADTGGRELRFPDGFLWGTATAAFQIEGARALRGPSIWDTFCRTPGKVHGGDTGDVAVDHHRLWREDVRLMASLGLGAYRFSVSWPRVLAGGIGFYDALVDELLSYGIRPCVTLYHWDLPQELESAGGWPERETAYAFARYAEQVTAALADRVELWTTLNEPWCSAFLGYASGVHAPGRTSPADSLRAAHHLNLAHGLAAAALPAGARAGIALNPSAVRPLTGSAADLDAARRIDALANRVFTGPLLHGAYPQDLLADTAAVTDWSFVRHGDEALIHQPLDYLGVNYYTPAVVSAAPVGNGPRADGHGAAVHSPWPAAESVAFHQPPGERTDMGWSIDPTGLYDLLMRFTREAPGLPLLVTENGAAYAPDLHDPQRIGYLEAHLAAVHRALADGAPVEGYFLWSLMDNFEWSYGYSKRFGIVQVDYETQARTPRSSAHWYARLARKGSFYAYGDEA, encoded by the coding sequence ATGACCCAACTCCCGACCAACACGCACACGGACACGCACACGAACGCGGAAGCGAAAGCGGACACGGGCACGGCCGCGCACACGGCTGCGGACACCGGCGGGCGGGAACTGCGCTTCCCCGACGGGTTCCTGTGGGGAACGGCCACGGCGGCCTTCCAGATCGAGGGCGCCCGGGCCCTGCGCGGGCCGTCCATCTGGGACACCTTCTGCCGTACGCCGGGCAAGGTGCACGGCGGCGACACGGGCGACGTGGCCGTCGACCACCACCGGCTGTGGCGGGAGGACGTGCGGCTGATGGCCTCGCTCGGGCTCGGCGCCTACCGGTTCTCCGTGTCCTGGCCGCGGGTCCTCGCCGGCGGGATCGGCTTCTACGACGCGCTCGTCGACGAGCTGCTCTCGTACGGCATCCGGCCTTGCGTGACCCTGTACCACTGGGACCTGCCGCAGGAGTTGGAGAGCGCGGGCGGCTGGCCCGAGCGCGAGACGGCCTACGCCTTCGCCCGGTACGCCGAGCAGGTCACGGCGGCGCTCGCCGACCGGGTGGAGCTCTGGACCACCCTCAACGAGCCCTGGTGCAGCGCCTTCCTCGGCTACGCCTCGGGGGTCCACGCCCCCGGCCGCACCTCCCCCGCCGACTCGCTGCGCGCCGCCCACCACCTCAACCTGGCCCACGGGCTGGCCGCGGCGGCCCTGCCGGCCGGGGCCCGGGCCGGTATCGCGCTCAACCCCAGCGCGGTACGGCCGCTGACCGGTTCGGCGGCCGACCTGGACGCGGCCCGCCGGATCGACGCCCTGGCCAACCGGGTCTTCACCGGCCCGCTGCTGCACGGGGCCTACCCGCAGGACCTGCTCGCGGACACCGCCGCGGTGACCGACTGGTCCTTCGTCCGCCACGGCGACGAGGCGCTGATCCACCAGCCGCTGGACTACCTCGGGGTGAACTACTACACGCCGGCGGTGGTCTCGGCCGCCCCCGTCGGGAACGGCCCGCGCGCCGATGGGCACGGGGCGGCGGTGCACTCCCCCTGGCCCGCGGCGGAGTCGGTCGCCTTCCACCAACCCCCGGGCGAGCGGACCGACATGGGCTGGTCGATCGACCCCACCGGCCTGTACGACCTGCTGATGCGCTTCACCCGCGAGGCGCCCGGGCTGCCGCTGCTGGTCACCGAGAACGGCGCGGCGTACGCCCCGGACCTGCACGACCCGCAGCGCATCGGCTACCTGGAGGCGCACCTCGCCGCCGTCCACCGCGCCCTGGCGGACGGCGCCCCGGTGGAGGGCTACTTCCTCTGGTCGCTGATGGACAACTTCGAGTGGTCCTACGGGTACAGCAAGCGCTTCGGGATCGTGCAGGTCGACTACGAGACCCAGGCCCGCACTCCCCGCTCCAGCGCCCACTGGTACGCCCGCCTGGCCCGGAAGGGGAGCTTCTACGCCTACGGGGACGAGGCCTAG
- a CDS encoding disulfide bond formation protein B — MTATMHSLVPDAPPESGLLGRVQYWFACFFVLGWAAVVCAGLYHQFGRGEIPCPLCVVQRMFMLLAALGAAYVIRAALLSGTVPARVYMTGWGMSLVAAIGGSFTSWRQTMLYVLPGNKEGGEVLGLHLYHWAWILFQLSVVAIGVVLAFAHMTADRAVLAVRPGPLRTAGMCALWFLGMVIAVSMLAVFLQEGFHWFLPDGPNRYRFFYDVRILG; from the coding sequence GTGACCGCCACCATGCACAGCCTCGTGCCCGACGCCCCGCCGGAGAGCGGCCTGCTGGGCCGGGTCCAGTACTGGTTCGCCTGCTTCTTCGTCCTCGGCTGGGCGGCGGTGGTCTGCGCCGGCCTGTACCACCAGTTCGGTCGCGGGGAGATCCCGTGCCCGCTGTGCGTCGTCCAGCGGATGTTCATGCTGCTGGCCGCCCTGGGCGCGGCGTACGTCATCCGCGCGGCGCTGCTCAGCGGCACCGTGCCGGCCCGCGTCTACATGACGGGTTGGGGGATGTCCCTGGTAGCGGCGATCGGGGGCTCCTTCACGTCCTGGCGGCAGACCATGCTGTACGTCCTGCCGGGGAACAAGGAGGGCGGCGAGGTGCTCGGCCTGCACCTGTACCACTGGGCGTGGATCCTCTTCCAGCTCTCGGTGGTCGCCATCGGCGTCGTCCTGGCCTTCGCCCACATGACGGCCGACCGCGCCGTCCTGGCGGTCCGTCCGGGGCCGCTGCGCACGGCGGGCATGTGCGCGCTGTGGTTCCTGGGCATGGTCATCGCCGTGAGCATGCTGGCGGTCTTCCTCCAGGAGGGCTTCCACTGGTTCCTGCCGGACGGCCCGAACCGGTACCGGTTCTTCTACGATGTCCGGATCTTGGGCTGA
- a CDS encoding DUF5993 family protein: MDTLIFGGLLATLIALYRGASRTVVLGAWWAVLIAVTLLTAHHITSGLALKLSY, from the coding sequence ATGGACACCCTGATCTTCGGCGGGCTCCTCGCCACGCTGATCGCCCTGTACCGGGGCGCGTCCCGGACGGTCGTGCTCGGCGCGTGGTGGGCGGTGCTGATCGCCGTCACCCTGCTGACGGCGCACCACATCACCAGCGGCCTCGCCCTGAAGCTGAGCTACTGA
- a CDS encoding tetratricopeptide repeat protein, with amino-acid sequence MAASPHSPNSTFRQLRGQHSPAEFAALVRRAAKEIGETVSCDARYIGRVESGEIRCPNYAYERVFLHMFPGRTLADLGFSPRESVRGRSAQRDPLSASVPVPRSPSSAKESDVLRRAFMAGGSATVAAATLSLTLLGDARRLPTRAGESEAAAVEDAVRQIRLLDDRHGADSLYRRAAEPLRTAYALLDAGATRQSTEDRLHSGAGELAVSVGWLAHDSGRFDDARSHYAEALATARVARDAGLEAHAFSNMAFLARDCGRSREAVRAAQAGRRAARSLGSPRLLSLLALREAGGWAGLADRRACEEALTRAHTEFARGASDADPEWMSFFGQAELESLEARCWSALGEHARAARHARRAADLQDPHFARNVALYTAELAGDLARAGAPDEAAWAGGRVLDLLTEVQSTRVRSMLTQTAEALIPHQRSPRVAAFLTRR; translated from the coding sequence ATGGCGGCGTCCCCCCACTCACCCAACTCCACGTTCCGGCAGCTGCGCGGGCAGCACTCCCCGGCCGAGTTCGCGGCCCTGGTACGCCGGGCGGCGAAGGAGATCGGAGAAACGGTTTCCTGCGACGCGCGCTACATCGGCCGGGTCGAGTCCGGCGAGATCCGCTGCCCCAACTACGCCTACGAGCGGGTCTTCCTCCACATGTTCCCCGGCCGCACCCTGGCCGATCTGGGCTTCTCCCCCCGCGAGAGCGTCCGGGGCCGCTCGGCCCAGCGCGATCCCCTCTCCGCCTCCGTCCCCGTCCCCCGTTCCCCTTCCAGTGCCAAGGAGAGCGACGTGCTGCGTCGCGCGTTCATGGCTGGCGGCTCCGCGACCGTGGCGGCCGCGACGCTCAGCCTCACCCTGCTCGGCGACGCCCGCCGGCTCCCCACCCGCGCCGGCGAGTCCGAGGCCGCCGCCGTCGAGGACGCGGTACGCCAGATCCGCCTCCTGGACGACCGGCACGGCGCCGACTCCCTGTACCGGCGGGCCGCCGAACCCCTGCGCACCGCCTACGCGCTGCTCGACGCGGGAGCCACCCGGCAGTCCACCGAGGACCGGTTGCACTCGGGCGCCGGTGAACTGGCCGTCTCCGTCGGCTGGCTGGCCCACGACTCGGGCCGCTTCGACGACGCCCGCTCGCACTACGCGGAGGCCCTGGCGACGGCCCGGGTCGCGCGGGACGCGGGCCTGGAGGCGCACGCCTTCAGCAACATGGCCTTCCTGGCCCGGGACTGCGGCCGCTCCCGGGAGGCGGTACGGGCCGCCCAGGCGGGCCGCCGCGCCGCCCGCTCCCTCGGTTCCCCGCGGCTGCTGTCCCTGCTCGCGCTGCGGGAGGCGGGCGGCTGGGCGGGGCTGGCCGACCGCAGGGCCTGCGAGGAGGCGCTGACCCGGGCGCACACGGAATTCGCCCGGGGCGCGTCGGACGCCGACCCCGAATGGATGTCCTTCTTCGGGCAGGCGGAGCTGGAGTCCCTGGAGGCGCGCTGCTGGTCGGCGCTGGGCGAGCACGCCCGCGCGGCCCGGCACGCGCGGCGGGCGGCGGACCTCCAGGACCCGCACTTCGCGCGGAACGTGGCCCTCTACACGGCCGAGCTGGCCGGCGACCTGGCCCGCGCGGGCGCCCCGGACGAAGCCGCGTGGGCGGGCGGCCGCGTACTGGACCTGCTGACCGAGGTCCAGTCCACCCGGGTCCGGTCCATGCTCACGCAAACGGCCGAAGCCCTGATCCCCCACCAACGCTCGCCCCGCGTGGCCGCGTTCCTGACGCGGCGGTAG
- a CDS encoding response regulator transcription factor, whose protein sequence is MASVLVVEDDQFVRSALIRHLTEASHTVRSVGTALEALREVAHHRFDVVILDLGLPDLDGSEALKMLRGITDVPVIIATARDDEAEIVRLLNDGADDYLTKPFSVEHLSARMSAVLRRARAAAGAEPPSRVLRVGGLAIDPLRRQAELDGAVLDLTRREFDLLAFLAGRPGVVVARRELLAEVWQQSYGDDQTIDVHLSWLRRKLGETAARPRYLHTLRGVGVKLEPPR, encoded by the coding sequence ATGGCAAGTGTGCTCGTGGTCGAGGACGACCAGTTCGTACGTTCCGCCCTCATCCGGCACCTGACCGAGGCCTCGCACACCGTGCGGAGCGTCGGCACGGCCCTTGAGGCGCTGCGCGAGGTCGCGCACCACCGCTTCGACGTGGTCATCCTCGACCTCGGACTGCCCGACCTGGACGGGTCCGAGGCGCTCAAGATGCTGCGCGGCATCACCGACGTACCCGTGATCATCGCCACCGCGCGCGACGACGAGGCGGAGATCGTCCGGCTGCTCAACGACGGCGCCGACGATTACCTGACCAAACCTTTCTCCGTGGAGCACCTCTCCGCCCGGATGTCCGCCGTCCTGCGCCGCGCCCGGGCCGCCGCCGGGGCCGAACCGCCCTCGCGCGTCCTGCGCGTCGGCGGGCTCGCCATCGACCCGCTGCGCCGTCAGGCCGAGCTGGACGGGGCGGTACTGGACCTCACCCGCCGGGAGTTCGACCTGCTGGCCTTCCTCGCCGGCCGCCCCGGGGTGGTCGTGGCCCGGCGCGAACTGCTCGCCGAGGTCTGGCAGCAGTCGTACGGGGACGACCAGACCATCGATGTCCACCTGTCCTGGCTGCGCCGCAAACTCGGCGAGACCGCCGCCCGGCCGCGCTACCTGCACACGCTGCGGGGGGTCGGGGTCAAGCTGGAGCCGCCGCGGTGA